From the Oleiphilus messinensis genome, one window contains:
- a CDS encoding sirohydrochlorin chelatase: MQDNQQPALLIVGHGSRDVEAVSEFHQLAKHFQQRYPERLCETGFLEFARPVIADGVDKLVSQGARKITAVPGMLMAAGHAKNDIPSELNTLQQQIDGLEITYGTELGVHPKMIKAAAARIEQAEAEFIETDSEYDRKDTLLVVVGRGASDSDANSNITKITRMLEEGMGFGWSVTCYSGVTAPLVDVALERAHGLGFKKVIIFPYFLFTGRLVKKIYAWADEYQANHPEVKVVKAPYLNDHPLVIETFMEKLEETEQGKGNMNCQMCHYRVQILGHEHKVGAPQEGHHHHVRGAGTDADAGHTHSHSHSHHTHSHES, translated from the coding sequence ATGCAAGACAATCAACAACCCGCTTTACTGATCGTGGGACACGGCTCGAGAGATGTAGAAGCCGTCTCGGAATTTCATCAGTTAGCAAAGCATTTTCAGCAACGCTACCCGGAGCGTTTGTGTGAAACCGGTTTCCTCGAATTTGCTCGCCCGGTGATCGCCGATGGCGTGGATAAACTGGTCAGTCAGGGCGCGCGAAAAATTACCGCTGTTCCCGGTATGTTAATGGCGGCGGGTCATGCCAAAAATGATATCCCCAGTGAACTGAATACCTTGCAACAGCAAATCGACGGTTTGGAGATTACCTATGGTACCGAGTTGGGTGTCCATCCGAAAATGATTAAAGCGGCCGCAGCCCGGATTGAGCAAGCGGAAGCTGAGTTTATCGAAACTGACAGTGAGTATGATCGAAAAGATACGCTGCTGGTTGTTGTCGGGCGCGGTGCTTCAGACAGCGATGCCAATTCCAATATCACCAAAATCACTCGTATGCTGGAAGAAGGCATGGGCTTCGGGTGGAGTGTAACCTGCTACAGTGGTGTGACTGCTCCGCTTGTTGATGTTGCGCTTGAAAGGGCTCACGGGCTGGGTTTTAAAAAAGTAATCATTTTCCCTTACTTCCTGTTCACAGGTCGGCTGGTAAAAAAAATATACGCCTGGGCGGATGAATATCAGGCTAATCATCCAGAAGTAAAAGTCGTTAAAGCCCCTTACCTTAATGATCACCCGCTTGTTATTGAAACCTTTATGGAAAAGCTTGAAGAGACCGAGCAAGGGAAAGGCAATATGAATTGCCAGATGTGCCACTACCGGGTACAAATTCTCGGCCATGAACACAAGGTCGGCGCACCTCAGGAGGGGCATCACCATCATGTACGTGGTGCGGGCACCGATGCCGATGCGGGCCACACTCATAGCCATAGCCATAGCCACCATACTCACTCCCACGAAAGCTGA
- a CDS encoding precorrin-8X methylmutase: MYDYIKDPLEIEVESFRLIRELTALDQYDEAQQQLVMRLVHTCGDPAVVDDLVMSANAVAVGQQCAADQAHSAVICDVEMVRHGITRRYQEEPPKCFLIDDQTTALAQSRGETRSMAAVELWRPYLANSVVIIGNAPTALFRLLEILHSESVRPALIIGMPVGFVGAAESKEALIDFANTHQQPFMTLRGRRGGSALASSAWNALLRLSRGIRF; this comes from the coding sequence ATGTACGACTATATCAAAGACCCCCTTGAAATCGAGGTGGAGTCTTTTCGTTTGATTCGAGAACTCACCGCACTTGACCAATATGACGAGGCGCAGCAGCAACTCGTCATGCGACTGGTGCATACTTGCGGCGACCCTGCCGTTGTGGATGATCTGGTCATGAGTGCCAATGCGGTTGCAGTTGGTCAGCAATGTGCTGCTGATCAGGCCCATTCTGCCGTAATCTGTGATGTGGAAATGGTCCGTCATGGTATCACCCGCCGCTATCAGGAGGAGCCCCCAAAGTGTTTTCTGATTGATGATCAGACCACGGCTTTGGCCCAGTCACGGGGTGAAACCCGATCCATGGCTGCTGTTGAGCTTTGGCGGCCTTATCTGGCGAACAGTGTGGTTATTATCGGCAATGCGCCGACAGCTCTCTTCCGGCTATTGGAGATACTTCACTCAGAATCGGTTCGCCCTGCTCTGATAATCGGTATGCCTGTTGGTTTTGTTGGCGCAGCGGAATCAAAAGAAGCGTTGATTGACTTTGCCAATACACACCAGCAACCTTTCATGACGCTCCGGGGTCGACGGGGTGGCAGTGCACTGGCGTCAAGCGCGTGGAATGCCTTGTTGCGCTTATCCCGCGGAATTCGATTCTAA
- the cbiE gene encoding precorrin-6y C5,15-methyltransferase (decarboxylating) subunit CbiE yields the protein MDKTQTDLNWSGPAISVIGLGDGLSTGLSAASIGKLEQAEFIVGSSHQVEKAKRASAGLTTLTAEIIDYPSPFSGLEQWLVDHRGRKIVLLASGDPLFFGIGGWLSKRLPAHAIEYSPNVSSVQAAFSRIGLPWQHAVTVSLHGRPLESLRCYLKQGALLACLTDVNSSPCAIAKELSTSGYDQSTLWVCEDLGGESEAITQYQVRDLIQGNDPLSVHPLHVTLIACRGGVNRLPDFPGIPDKLFATGKTSGQGLITKREVRLAVLSWLAPANGEVFWDIGAGCGSVAIEWCRWAPLGQAFAIECHPERIEFLEQNRNSFGVVHNLQVLADRAPECLGNLPDPDSVFIGGSGGSLTAILQDSWARLNPGGKIVIAVVTETSKSELLQAVNRLSAKTEDSGRPRIETIQLSIAKGDDLAGHLILRPQLPVLVMKLEKT from the coding sequence ATGGATAAAACGCAAACCGATTTAAATTGGTCTGGCCCTGCTATCAGCGTAATCGGGCTCGGGGATGGACTCAGTACCGGATTATCCGCAGCCAGTATTGGAAAACTGGAGCAGGCCGAATTCATTGTGGGCTCCTCTCATCAAGTTGAAAAAGCAAAACGGGCAAGTGCCGGCTTAACGACTCTGACCGCAGAAATAATCGATTACCCCTCGCCTTTCTCAGGATTGGAACAGTGGCTTGTGGATCATAGGGGGCGAAAAATTGTTCTGCTCGCCAGCGGAGATCCGTTATTTTTTGGCATCGGGGGCTGGCTCAGCAAGCGCCTGCCTGCCCATGCTATTGAATACTCGCCCAATGTCAGCAGTGTACAGGCAGCATTCAGTAGAATTGGTCTCCCCTGGCAACACGCGGTAACTGTTTCTTTGCACGGTCGGCCGCTGGAGTCATTACGGTGTTATTTAAAACAGGGGGCGCTGCTGGCGTGCCTCACGGATGTGAACAGTTCTCCCTGTGCAATTGCCAAGGAGCTTTCTACGAGCGGCTACGATCAGTCTACTCTTTGGGTGTGTGAAGACCTTGGTGGTGAATCCGAAGCCATCACTCAGTATCAGGTAAGAGATCTGATTCAGGGAAACGACCCCCTGTCCGTCCATCCTCTGCATGTCACGCTTATAGCGTGTCGTGGTGGTGTTAATCGACTTCCCGACTTTCCCGGCATACCGGATAAACTGTTCGCGACCGGGAAAACTTCGGGTCAGGGCTTGATCACCAAGCGAGAAGTACGACTGGCGGTTCTGTCCTGGCTGGCTCCGGCTAATGGAGAAGTATTCTGGGATATTGGCGCAGGGTGCGGTAGTGTCGCGATTGAATGGTGTCGCTGGGCTCCGCTGGGTCAGGCCTTTGCCATTGAGTGTCATCCGGAGCGAATTGAATTTCTGGAGCAGAATCGCAACTCTTTCGGTGTTGTTCATAATCTGCAAGTTCTCGCCGATCGAGCGCCAGAGTGCCTTGGTAATTTGCCTGATCCGGATAGTGTTTTTATCGGTGGCAGCGGCGGATCATTGACTGCGATTTTGCAAGACAGCTGGGCGCGCCTCAATCCCGGTGGAAAAATTGTCATCGCTGTCGTCACCGAGACTTCCAAAAGCGAGCTGCTGCAAGCCGTTAATCGCCTGAGTGCGAAGACTGAGGATTCAGGCAGACCGAGGATTGAAACCATACAACTCAGTATCGCCAAAGGTGACGATCTGGCCGGGCATCTAATACTGCGTCCGCAGTTGCCGGTACTGGTAATGAAATTGGAAAAAACGTAA
- the cobI gene encoding precorrin-2 C(20)-methyltransferase, whose protein sequence is MASFIGLGVGPGDPELITLKSIRLLQEADIVTFICNTEGYSQALDIARQALQLLGLTLEEAKLLAIPFRMTRERDEANQAYDHAADKIARYLDEDRSVVFLCEGDPLFFGSFAYLQERLSGRYHCEAVSGISSPQAASAALGVPLALLAENLCVLSGRHNEPELISHFRDFDNAVVLKAGRSRPQILRALKASGRYQDALYIEYATRAEQRIVTDLDKLEPIPGPYFSLFLVSRHKNLVNRKGNS, encoded by the coding sequence ATGGCATCATTTATCGGTCTCGGGGTCGGCCCCGGTGATCCTGAGCTAATCACTCTAAAAAGCATCCGTCTGTTGCAAGAGGCGGACATTGTTACATTCATCTGTAATACAGAGGGATACTCACAGGCGCTTGATATTGCAAGACAGGCACTGCAATTACTGGGTTTGACCCTCGAAGAAGCGAAACTACTGGCGATACCGTTTCGTATGACGCGAGAGCGGGATGAAGCAAATCAAGCCTATGATCACGCAGCGGACAAGATTGCCCGCTATCTTGATGAGGACCGATCCGTTGTATTTCTCTGCGAAGGCGATCCACTCTTTTTCGGCTCCTTCGCCTATCTCCAGGAGAGGCTTTCCGGCCGCTATCACTGTGAAGCCGTATCCGGTATATCCAGCCCTCAAGCTGCAAGTGCTGCATTGGGTGTTCCATTGGCGTTATTGGCTGAAAACCTGTGTGTCTTATCGGGCAGACATAACGAGCCTGAATTGATCTCGCATTTCCGTGACTTCGATAATGCCGTGGTTTTAAAGGCGGGGCGGTCAAGACCGCAAATTCTGCGGGCACTCAAAGCGAGTGGTCGTTATCAGGATGCGCTGTATATAGAATATGCGACACGAGCAGAGCAACGTATCGTCACGGATCTCGATAAACTGGAGCCGATTCCCGGTCCTTATTTTTCGCTGTTCCTGGTTAGCCGTCACAAAAACCTGGTGAATCGCAAAGGTAATTCATGA
- a CDS encoding cobalamin biosynthesis protein, translated as MTARLLKPQGGSVSNRCTIVSLTAKGLALAKRLEGGLASDYAITQLHKPKPFALSVQAAFNSGSPLILICAAGIAVRTLAPVLVNKSVDPPVLLLDERGCFVIPFLSGHEGGANNWGREIANQIGATLVLTTAADYLRPVYVAGMGCERSCPQSVLMGLLEETLALEGLEMNQLSAIASIDIKSDEVGLYTLAEALSLPFLTYPATALRKVEHLLSMKSEIVFREVGCYGVAEAAALIGAKCISTLVPDGLEPGRLGTAPNIEQSSLPLNHIDFNQDTELVVNKQKNKQATCAIARSYCSGNENE; from the coding sequence ATGACAGCCAGACTCTTAAAACCTCAGGGCGGTTCTGTCTCGAATCGCTGTACCATTGTGTCACTCACGGCTAAAGGGTTAGCGCTTGCAAAACGACTTGAGGGTGGTTTGGCGTCTGATTATGCAATAACACAGCTACATAAACCCAAACCCTTTGCCTTGAGCGTTCAAGCGGCATTCAATTCAGGTTCACCGTTGATTCTGATCTGCGCAGCCGGTATTGCGGTGCGGACGCTGGCTCCAGTTTTAGTTAACAAGTCGGTTGATCCACCGGTACTGTTATTGGATGAGCGTGGATGTTTTGTCATCCCGTTTTTAAGCGGTCATGAAGGTGGTGCCAATAACTGGGGCCGAGAGATCGCTAATCAAATTGGCGCAACGCTGGTATTAACCACCGCTGCTGACTATCTAAGGCCGGTCTACGTTGCCGGGATGGGGTGTGAGCGAAGCTGTCCACAATCGGTATTGATGGGGTTGCTTGAGGAAACCCTGGCGCTGGAAGGTCTGGAAATGAATCAACTGAGTGCCATTGCCAGTATCGATATCAAAAGTGATGAGGTCGGCTTGTATACCTTGGCCGAAGCCTTGAGTCTACCATTCTTGACTTACCCGGCGACAGCATTACGGAAAGTTGAGCATTTACTGAGTATGAAATCCGAAATCGTCTTCAGAGAAGTCGGTTGTTATGGGGTTGCCGAAGCCGCAGCGTTGATTGGGGCAAAGTGCATTAGCACACTTGTCCCGGACGGATTGGAACCGGGCCGCCTGGGCACTGCCCCGAATATTGAACAATCGTCTCTACCGTTAAACCATATTGATTTTAACCAGGATACAGAACTGGTGGTCAACAAGCAGAAAAACAAACAGGCTACGTGTGCGATTGCACGCAGCTACTGTTCAGGAAATGAAAATGAGTAA
- the cobJ gene encoding precorrin-3B C(17)-methyltransferase, giving the protein MSKTLHIVGTGPGDLTYLPPLARQAIAESDGLVAYPLYIDLIQEQDPDLITGKQRHDLPLGEEIERARLALDLAAEGQTIALISSGDIGIFAMATLVFELLDRECNPRWVDIDVQVIPGISAMQTAASKLGAPLGHDFCAISLSDLLTPWPTIETRVRAAGMGDFVVSFYNPVSRKRDWQLAKARELLLEYRPAETPVILGRNLSRKDEKTEVTTLGALDTTQVDMLTVVVIGNSESRTLTHQQKTWVYTPRGYAKKLEG; this is encoded by the coding sequence ATGAGTAAAACCTTACATATTGTGGGCACCGGCCCCGGTGACCTGACCTACCTGCCGCCATTGGCACGGCAGGCTATCGCAGAATCTGACGGGTTAGTCGCCTACCCGCTTTATATCGACCTCATCCAGGAACAGGATCCGGACCTGATAACGGGTAAACAACGTCACGACCTGCCACTCGGAGAGGAAATCGAACGGGCCCGGCTGGCGTTGGATCTCGCAGCTGAAGGCCAAACCATCGCGCTCATATCCAGCGGTGACATTGGTATTTTTGCAATGGCAACATTGGTATTTGAATTGTTGGATCGCGAATGTAATCCGCGCTGGGTGGACATTGATGTCCAAGTCATTCCGGGCATCTCGGCAATGCAGACTGCAGCAAGTAAACTGGGTGCACCCCTGGGCCACGACTTTTGTGCGATTTCACTGTCCGATTTGCTGACCCCTTGGCCGACGATTGAAACCCGTGTCCGCGCAGCAGGAATGGGTGATTTCGTCGTCTCTTTCTACAATCCTGTATCTCGCAAGCGTGACTGGCAATTGGCTAAAGCACGGGAGTTACTGTTGGAGTATCGCCCCGCAGAAACCCCGGTGATACTGGGGCGAAACCTGTCCCGTAAAGACGAGAAAACCGAGGTCACGACGTTAGGGGCACTCGATACCACGCAGGTGGACATGTTAACCGTTGTGGTTATTGGCAACAGCGAATCCCGCACCCTGACCCATCAACAAAAAACCTGGGTGTATACACCCCGTGGTTATGCCAAGAAACTAGAGGGCTGA
- the cobM gene encoding precorrin-4 C(11)-methyltransferase translates to MTVYFIGAGPGDPELITVKGQRLIQQCPVILYAGSLVPVEILESAQEDATVIDTASLNLDEIINLITKAHGDGQDVARVHSGDPSVYGAIGEQMRRLDTLDIPYDVVPGVTSTSASAAYLQKELTLSGVSQTIIMTRYAGKTPMPERENLKALAQHGATLAIHLGITRIHKIVEDLIPTYGADCPVAVCYRTGWPDQEKIIGNLSNIVEKVRERKITRTALILVGPVLNPESFMDSYLYSEDQAHIYRPKNKPAEPRKVKRA, encoded by the coding sequence ATGACCGTTTATTTTATCGGTGCAGGTCCGGGCGACCCGGAACTGATCACCGTCAAGGGCCAACGTTTGATCCAGCAGTGTCCTGTTATTCTTTATGCGGGTTCATTAGTTCCCGTGGAGATTCTCGAGAGTGCCCAAGAGGATGCGACAGTGATCGACACCGCCTCGCTGAATCTGGATGAAATCATCAATTTGATAACCAAAGCCCATGGTGACGGACAGGATGTTGCACGAGTGCATTCCGGCGATCCATCGGTGTATGGTGCAATTGGTGAGCAAATGCGACGTCTCGATACACTCGATATACCTTATGATGTTGTCCCCGGTGTAACTTCAACCAGTGCCAGTGCCGCCTATCTGCAAAAAGAACTGACACTGTCCGGTGTGTCACAGACAATTATCATGACCCGTTATGCAGGTAAAACGCCAATGCCTGAGCGGGAAAATCTCAAAGCCTTGGCACAACACGGCGCGACCTTGGCTATACACCTGGGCATCACTCGCATTCATAAAATAGTTGAGGACTTGATCCCGACCTATGGTGCTGATTGCCCGGTAGCAGTGTGTTATCGCACCGGGTGGCCCGATCAGGAAAAAATCATTGGCAATCTCAGCAACATTGTAGAAAAAGTTCGAGAACGGAAAATCACCCGAACGGCGCTGATCCTGGTTGGCCCTGTACTCAATCCAGAATCTTTTATGGACTCCTACCTGTATTCAGAAGATCAGGCACATATTTATCGACCGAAAAACAAACCGGCAGAACCCCGGAAAGTAAAACGGGCCTGA
- a CDS encoding GFA family protein, protein MNHTTTPVEGTCLCGAVTLSGNAEPHVGVCHCSMCRKWGGGPYFAVDCGTDLKITGEDHVATFSSSEWAERGFCKDCGTHLFYRLKGNQQYMLPAGLLSNQDDFKLDHQIFIDKKPAYYDFANETETMTEAEVFAKYAP, encoded by the coding sequence ATGAATCATACAACGACGCCTGTTGAAGGAACCTGCCTTTGTGGCGCGGTGACCCTGTCCGGGAATGCTGAGCCCCATGTCGGTGTTTGTCACTGCAGTATGTGTCGAAAATGGGGTGGTGGGCCTTATTTTGCAGTCGATTGCGGTACTGACCTCAAAATTACCGGAGAAGACCATGTTGCCACATTCAGTTCATCTGAATGGGCTGAAAGAGGGTTTTGCAAAGACTGTGGTACGCACCTGTTCTACCGTTTGAAAGGCAACCAGCAATATATGCTACCGGCTGGTTTGTTATCCAATCAGGATGATTTTAAGTTAGACCATCAAATATTCATTGACAAAAAGCCTGCCTACTATGATTTTGCCAATGAGACCGAAACAATGACCGAAGCCGAGGTATTCGCGAAATATGCGCCTTAA
- a CDS encoding EAL domain-containing protein, translating into MLFDLSKIGDSEILIVDDEPANILIMETAMKDLGHITSTTNPITALELSRKIRPDLILLDLEMPEMNGLEVCRQLKENPETESCMVVFVTSHNEKELEYTSLSYGACDFITKPYDMAVCRMRMSNLLKMRQQEKLIEQSRRELDALVKQVPVFISYWDINWVNQYSNDFSGSWFNICAEDMVGIHGEELLPQDLWQKLEKYSVESFQDIAQFEIQPWIPNSRISHMQANLSITEEKGEKGYLLTLVDISSLKRAKKELFVEKERLRVMLNSIGDAVIATDTEGFVTFINPIAERMTGWRMRDAMGLHIDEVMYLQDSTTRQRSRNPVFLALEEKRVVGMAFNCQIVSQDGNIFRVEDSAAPIRSENGYIIGAIIVFHDVSEAIAMSVKMSFLANHDQLTDLPNRVLLHDRLTQALQVAELAQLKVAVLLIDIDHFKYLNDSLGHNMGDTIIKQLAAKLALVKDPAMTLARVGGDEFMLVLPKTTAEQVQSVTSKIYQVMHQPFQLADQQYSISLSIGISIYPDDAKDEDTLMRHADVAMYRAKHEGRNRFCFFSDDLEKQLLQRHKIELMLREALSREQLEVFYQPKIDLNTGKLCGAEALVRLRNHDGGLVSPIDFIPLAEETGLVVELGAQVLRQACREHKQWREHGITIPISVNIAAAQFAEEEIVESILRILKNMAISPEYLELEVTESALMQDFTKTEQILGALANAGVSIAIDDFGTGYSSLAYLKKFNVDVLKIDQSFVRDMLSNGSDLDIVKTIISLARNMNLKLVAEGIETQEQESILKQLGCGIGQGYWYSKPLPADSFLKFALSTATFA; encoded by the coding sequence ATGCTGTTTGATCTCAGTAAAATCGGTGATTCAGAGATTCTCATTGTTGATGATGAGCCGGCCAATATACTGATCATGGAAACGGCCATGAAGGATTTAGGCCATATCACCTCTACCACAAACCCCATCACCGCGCTTGAACTCAGCCGTAAAATCCGCCCGGATCTGATCCTGCTGGACCTGGAAATGCCCGAAATGAATGGTCTTGAAGTTTGCCGGCAATTGAAGGAAAACCCGGAAACTGAATCCTGTATGGTCGTTTTTGTAACCTCCCATAACGAAAAGGAGCTGGAATACACCTCTTTATCTTATGGTGCCTGTGACTTCATCACCAAACCCTATGATATGGCTGTGTGCAGGATGCGCATGTCAAATTTGCTCAAGATGAGGCAACAGGAAAAGCTGATCGAGCAGTCACGACGCGAGCTGGACGCACTGGTCAAACAGGTACCGGTATTTATCTCTTATTGGGATATTAACTGGGTCAACCAATACAGTAATGATTTCAGTGGCAGTTGGTTCAATATCTGCGCAGAAGATATGGTAGGCATCCATGGGGAAGAGTTGTTACCTCAGGATTTATGGCAAAAACTGGAAAAATACAGTGTTGAATCATTTCAGGATATCGCGCAATTCGAAATTCAACCCTGGATTCCCAATAGCCGCATCAGCCATATGCAGGCAAACCTGTCCATTACCGAGGAGAAAGGTGAAAAGGGCTATCTGTTAACCCTGGTCGACATTTCATCCTTGAAACGGGCCAAAAAAGAGCTGTTCGTTGAAAAAGAACGCTTGAGAGTGATGTTGAACTCAATTGGTGATGCGGTTATCGCCACGGATACAGAAGGATTTGTCACGTTCATAAATCCAATCGCCGAGCGCATGACAGGCTGGCGCATGCGAGATGCAATGGGCTTGCATATCGATGAAGTAATGTACTTACAGGATTCCACAACTCGACAGCGCAGTCGAAATCCTGTGTTCTTGGCACTGGAGGAAAAACGGGTGGTCGGAATGGCCTTTAATTGCCAGATCGTGAGTCAGGATGGCAATATCTTTCGGGTCGAAGACTCCGCAGCCCCCATTCGAAGTGAAAACGGTTACATTATTGGCGCGATCATTGTTTTTCACGATGTTAGTGAAGCGATTGCAATGTCAGTGAAGATGAGCTTTCTGGCGAACCATGATCAACTCACTGACTTACCCAATCGCGTATTGCTCCATGATCGCCTGACCCAGGCACTTCAGGTTGCAGAGCTGGCGCAACTGAAAGTCGCTGTATTGCTCATCGACATCGACCATTTCAAATACTTGAATGACTCACTCGGTCATAACATGGGTGATACCATCATCAAACAACTGGCGGCAAAGCTGGCGCTGGTTAAAGACCCGGCCATGACATTAGCGCGGGTGGGGGGCGATGAGTTTATGCTGGTGCTGCCAAAAACTACAGCAGAGCAAGTCCAATCGGTTACCAGTAAAATCTATCAGGTCATGCATCAACCCTTTCAACTAGCGGATCAACAGTACAGCATCTCTCTGAGTATCGGCATCAGCATTTATCCAGATGACGCCAAAGATGAAGATACACTGATGCGTCACGCGGATGTGGCCATGTATCGTGCCAAGCATGAAGGGCGAAACCGGTTTTGTTTCTTCTCGGATGATCTGGAGAAACAGCTGCTGCAGCGCCACAAAATCGAACTAATGCTTCGAGAAGCGCTCTCCCGAGAACAACTGGAAGTGTTCTATCAGCCAAAAATCGATCTGAATACCGGCAAGTTATGTGGCGCAGAAGCACTGGTTCGTTTGCGCAATCACGATGGTGGGCTGGTTTCGCCTATTGACTTCATTCCATTGGCGGAAGAAACAGGATTAGTTGTTGAGCTGGGTGCTCAAGTGTTACGGCAAGCTTGTCGGGAGCACAAACAGTGGCGAGAACACGGGATCACGATTCCAATATCCGTAAATATTGCCGCCGCCCAGTTTGCCGAGGAAGAAATCGTTGAATCCATCCTCCGGATTCTAAAAAACATGGCAATATCACCGGAGTACCTGGAACTCGAGGTAACCGAGAGTGCACTCATGCAGGATTTCACCAAAACAGAACAAATACTGGGTGCGTTGGCTAATGCCGGTGTGAGCATTGCCATTGATGATTTTGGCACGGGCTATTCCAGTCTCGCGTATCTTAAAAAGTTTAATGTAGATGTGTTAAAGATAGATCAGTCTTTTGTGCGTGACATGCTTTCCAACGGGAGTGATCTGGATATCGTAAAAACGATTATTTCCCTGGCCCGGAATATGAACTTGAAACTGGTTGCAGAGGGCATTGAAACACAGGAGCAAGAGTCCATATTGAAGCAACTGGGCTGTGGAATCGGGCAGGGCTATTGGTACAGTAAGCCGCTACCGGCGGACTCTTTTCTAAAATTTGCCCTGTCTACTGCCACATTCGCTTGA